A window of the Serratia sarumanii genome harbors these coding sequences:
- a CDS encoding heme ABC transporter ATP-binding protein → MDNAACLTARELRYSLGTRRLINDVSLSLAGGEMVAIIGPNGAGKSTLLRLLTGYLTPDCGECRLLDRPLEHWAPQQLAKVRAVMRQYSDLAFPFSVEEVVSMGRSPHGKRDEHQAIQQVMAQTDCLALAQRDYRQLSGGEQQRVQLARVLAQLWQPQPSPAWLFLDEPTSALDLYHQQHTLRLLRSLTRQQPLGVCCVLHDLNLAALYADRILLLHQGRLVASGTPQEVLQTEILTRWYQADLGVVHHPEVSLPQVYLRQ, encoded by the coding sequence GTGGATAACGCCGCCTGCCTGACAGCCCGGGAGCTGCGTTACAGCCTCGGTACGCGCCGGTTGATCAACGACGTTTCGCTCAGCCTTGCCGGCGGTGAAATGGTGGCGATTATCGGCCCTAACGGCGCCGGCAAATCGACGCTGCTGCGCTTGCTGACCGGCTATTTGACGCCGGACTGCGGCGAATGTCGGCTGCTTGACCGCCCGCTGGAACACTGGGCGCCGCAACAGTTGGCCAAAGTCCGGGCCGTGATGCGCCAGTACAGCGATTTGGCGTTTCCGTTCAGCGTGGAAGAAGTGGTCAGCATGGGGCGTTCGCCGCACGGCAAACGCGACGAGCATCAGGCGATCCAACAGGTGATGGCGCAAACCGACTGCCTGGCGCTGGCGCAGCGCGACTACCGCCAGCTGTCCGGCGGCGAACAACAGCGGGTGCAGCTGGCGCGGGTGTTGGCGCAGCTGTGGCAACCGCAGCCGTCCCCCGCCTGGCTGTTCCTCGACGAACCGACCTCGGCGCTGGATCTGTATCACCAGCAGCACACCCTGCGCCTGCTGCGCTCGCTGACGCGCCAACAGCCGCTGGGCGTCTGCTGCGTGCTGCACGATCTCAATCTGGCCGCGCTGTACGCCGATCGGATCCTGCTGTTGCATCAGGGGCGATTGGTGGCGAGCGGCACGCCGCAGGAAGTGTTGCAAACGGAGATCCTCACCCGCTGGTATCAGGCCGATCTCGGCGTGGTGCATCATCCCGAAGTGTCGCTGCCGCAGGTCTACCTGCGCCAATAA
- the hemP gene encoding hemin uptake protein HemP — protein sequence MDTANTPTPAAAAPTEHSANAPPSYDSAQLLGADGIAFITHQGQRYQLRQTKAGKLILTK from the coding sequence ATGGATACTGCCAACACGCCTACCCCCGCCGCCGCGGCCCCGACCGAGCACAGCGCAAACGCGCCGCCCAGCTACGACAGCGCACAGCTGCTCGGCGCCGACGGCATCGCGTTCATTACCCATCAGGGCCAGCGCTATCAACTGCGGCAGACCAAAGCCGGGAAATTGATCCTGACCAAATAA
- a CDS encoding hemin-degrading factor, with product MSNTLYERYQQAKIDHPGKYARDLAAILGVSEAELTHARVGHDTRRLQADARTLLTELEQVGVTKSITRNSYAVHEQMGRYRNQHLNGHAGLILNPRELDLRLFLNHWTSVFAMSETNKRGVRHSIQFFDQQGDALHKVYTTEETDLPAWMALVERHLSEENPALALQPAEAATTDETTQDHAKIDGEWRAMTDVHQFFQLLSRNKLTRQQAFRAVGDDLAYQVDNSALSQLLEAAQQQQNEIMIFVGNRGCVQIFTGQIERLMPQEGWINVFNRRFTLHLIEDAIAESWITRKPTKDGIVTSLELFAADGTQIAQLYGQRTEGQPEQTQWREQVAALAAKDIAA from the coding sequence ATGAGCAACACCCTATACGAACGCTACCAACAGGCTAAAATCGATCACCCCGGCAAATACGCCCGCGATCTGGCGGCGATCCTCGGCGTCAGCGAAGCGGAGCTGACGCACGCCCGCGTCGGTCACGACACCCGCCGCCTGCAGGCCGACGCGCGCACCCTGCTGACCGAGCTTGAGCAGGTCGGCGTCACCAAGTCCATCACCCGCAACAGCTATGCGGTGCATGAGCAGATGGGCCGCTACCGCAACCAGCACCTCAACGGCCACGCCGGGCTGATCCTCAACCCACGCGAGCTGGATCTGCGCCTGTTCCTCAACCACTGGACCAGCGTCTTCGCCATGAGCGAAACCAACAAGCGCGGCGTGCGCCACAGCATTCAGTTCTTCGACCAACAGGGCGATGCGCTGCACAAGGTCTACACCACCGAGGAAACCGATCTGCCGGCCTGGATGGCGCTGGTGGAGCGCCACCTGAGCGAAGAAAACCCGGCGCTGGCGCTGCAGCCCGCCGAGGCGGCAACCACCGATGAAACGACGCAGGATCATGCCAAAATCGACGGTGAGTGGCGCGCGATGACCGACGTTCACCAGTTCTTCCAGCTGCTGAGCCGCAACAAGCTGACGCGCCAACAGGCCTTCCGCGCCGTCGGCGACGATCTGGCCTACCAGGTGGACAACAGCGCGCTGTCGCAGCTGCTCGAAGCGGCGCAGCAACAGCAAAACGAGATCATGATCTTCGTCGGCAACCGCGGCTGCGTGCAGATCTTCACCGGCCAGATCGAACGTTTGATGCCGCAGGAAGGCTGGATCAACGTGTTCAACCGCCGCTTCACGCTGCACCTGATTGAAGACGCCATCGCCGAAAGCTGGATCACCCGCAAACCGACCAAGGACGGTATCGTCACCAGCCTGGAGCTGTTCGCCGCCGACGGCACACAGATCGCGCAGCTGTATGGCCAGCGCACCGAAGGCCAGCCGGAACAAACCCAGTGGCGCGAGCAGGTTGCCGCGCTCGCCGCCAAGGACATCGCCGCATGA
- a CDS encoding FecCD family ABC transporter permease codes for MRCRTSPQLAIIGLLVLLTLLALVAANLGALTLSFRTLWREPFSDAAWHIWLNIRLPRVLLAVVIGCALAVSGAVMQGLFRNPLADPSLLGISSGGALFVALFIVMPLALPVTIALYGHMLAAFLGSLLVSLLIYGISRSGHGNLSRLLLAGIAINALCMAAIGVLSYVSSDQQLRQFSLWMMGSLSQSQWPTLAVSASLILPAALLTLLQARRLNLLQLGDEEAHYLGVNVQRAKLQLLLLSALLIGAAVAMSGVIGFVGLVVPHLVRMRLGGDHRWLLPCSALGGACLLLVSDTLARTLVAPAEMPVGLMTSLIGGPYFLWLVMRQRERAGG; via the coding sequence ATGCGCTGTCGCACCTCGCCTCAGCTGGCCATCATCGGTCTGCTGGTGCTGCTGACGCTGCTGGCGCTGGTCGCCGCCAACCTGGGCGCGCTGACGCTGTCGTTTCGCACCCTATGGCGCGAACCCTTCAGCGACGCAGCCTGGCACATCTGGTTGAACATTCGCCTGCCGCGCGTGCTGCTGGCGGTGGTGATCGGCTGCGCGCTGGCGGTATCCGGCGCCGTGATGCAAGGGCTGTTCCGCAACCCGCTGGCGGATCCGAGCCTGCTGGGCATCAGCAGCGGCGGCGCGCTGTTTGTCGCGCTCTTCATCGTGATGCCGCTGGCGTTGCCGGTGACGATCGCGCTGTACGGTCATATGCTGGCGGCGTTCCTCGGCAGCCTGCTGGTGTCATTGTTGATCTACGGCATCAGCCGCAGCGGGCACGGCAATCTGTCGCGGCTGCTGCTGGCGGGCATCGCCATCAACGCCCTGTGCATGGCGGCCATCGGCGTGCTCTCTTACGTCAGCAGCGATCAACAGCTGCGCCAGTTCTCGCTGTGGATGATGGGCAGCCTCAGCCAGTCGCAGTGGCCGACCCTGGCGGTTTCCGCCTCGCTGATCCTGCCTGCGGCGCTGCTGACGCTGCTGCAGGCGCGCCGACTGAACCTGTTGCAGTTGGGGGACGAAGAGGCCCACTACCTCGGGGTGAACGTCCAGCGCGCCAAGCTGCAGCTGCTGTTGTTGAGCGCCTTGCTGATCGGCGCGGCGGTAGCGATGAGCGGCGTGATCGGCTTCGTCGGCCTGGTGGTGCCGCATCTGGTGCGCATGCGCCTCGGCGGCGATCACCGCTGGCTGCTGCCCTGCTCCGCGCTGGGCGGCGCCTGCCTGTTGCTGGTCAGCGATACGCTGGCGCGCACGCTGGTGGCGCCGGCCGAAATGCCGGTGGGGCTGATGACCAGCCTGATCGGCGGTCCCTATTTCTTGTGGCTGGTGATGCGCCAGCGGGAGCGAGCCGGTGGATAA
- a CDS encoding glutathione peroxidase, which translates to MIHSLLSIPCVTLQGEQKTLGDYPARAYLVVNTASKCGFTPQYRGLENLWQYYRERGLVVLGFPCNQFGSQEPGSPLEIANFCSLNYGVSFPLFSKIDVNGPGAHPLFNELKRLAPGILGSRRIKWNFTKFLLTADGQRVTRFAPITKPERLFDRIETLLK; encoded by the coding sequence ATGATTCACTCTCTGTTATCCATCCCCTGCGTCACGCTGCAGGGCGAGCAAAAAACGCTGGGCGATTACCCGGCGCGCGCTTATCTGGTGGTCAACACCGCCAGCAAGTGCGGCTTCACCCCGCAATACCGCGGGCTGGAAAATTTGTGGCAATACTATCGCGAACGCGGCCTGGTGGTGCTCGGCTTCCCCTGCAACCAGTTTGGTTCTCAGGAGCCGGGCAGCCCGCTGGAGATCGCCAACTTTTGCAGCCTCAACTACGGCGTCAGTTTCCCTCTGTTCAGCAAGATAGACGTTAACGGCCCCGGCGCGCACCCGCTGTTCAATGAGTTGAAACGCCTGGCGCCCGGCATTCTGGGCAGCCGCCGCATCAAATGGAATTTCACCAAGTTCCTGCTCACCGCCGACGGCCAGCGCGTCACGCGCTTTGCGCCGATCACCAAGCCCGAGCGTCTGTTTGACCGCATCGAAACCCTGCTGAAATAA
- a CDS encoding TonB-dependent hemoglobin/transferrin/lactoferrin family receptor — protein MPLTFSTRLRFSALSLAIACALPTVALAQNTSTTSSSNAAPAKKAKAADETMTVVATGNQRSSFEAPMMVTVIEGNSPESQTAGTAADMLRRVPGITVTGSGRSNGQDLMMRGYDRRGVLTLVDGIRQGTDTGHINGTFLDPALVKRIEVVRGPSALLYGSGALGGVVSYETVDAADLLLPGHDSGFRVYGTAGTGDHSLGMGASAYGKTDNLDGLLSFGTRDVGDLRQGNGFDAPNDETISNVLAKGTWKLDDNQSLSGNLRYYNNSAQEPKNPQTPASSSGNLMTDRSTIQRDAALSYKLKPAGQDWLDAEAKVYYSDVKINAHANGSEDEARKQTTKGAKLENRTRLFADTFASHLLTYGTEAYKQEQTPGGATESFPHAKINFASGWLQDEITLRDLPVTLLAGTRYDNYKGSSDGYADVDADKWSSRGAVSITPTDWLMLFGSYSQAFRAPTMGEMYNDSKHFSIPMGPTTITNYWVPNPNLKPETNETQEYGFGLRFDDLMLADDSLQFKASYFDTKAKDYITTDVTMELGRGPRGPYCISCTTFSTNIDRAKIWGWDATLSYKTPWFGWDLAYNRTRGKNEATGDWLSSINPDTVTSSLDVPLGETGLSAGWVATLAERATRVETGTAEQAGYGVNDFYLSYKGRDRLQGMTTTVVLGNAFDKEYYSPQGVPQDGRNAKLLVSYQW, from the coding sequence ATGCCTCTGACATTTTCCACCCGGCTGCGTTTTTCCGCTTTGAGTCTGGCGATTGCCTGCGCTCTGCCTACGGTGGCCTTGGCACAAAACACCAGCACAACATCCTCTTCCAACGCGGCGCCGGCCAAAAAAGCCAAAGCCGCCGACGAGACCATGACCGTGGTCGCCACCGGCAACCAGCGTAGCAGCTTTGAAGCGCCGATGATGGTCACGGTCATCGAAGGCAACTCGCCGGAAAGCCAAACTGCAGGCACCGCCGCCGATATGCTGCGCCGCGTGCCGGGCATTACCGTCACGGGTTCCGGGCGCAGCAATGGGCAGGATCTCATGATGCGCGGTTACGACCGACGCGGCGTGCTGACGCTGGTCGACGGCATCCGTCAGGGGACCGATACCGGCCATATTAACGGCACATTTTTGGATCCTGCGTTAGTGAAACGCATTGAAGTCGTGCGCGGCCCCTCCGCGTTGCTGTACGGTAGCGGCGCGTTGGGTGGTGTAGTGTCTTATGAGACCGTCGATGCCGCCGATCTGCTGCTGCCGGGCCACGATAGCGGGTTCCGCGTCTACGGCACCGCCGGCACCGGCGATCACAGCCTGGGCATGGGCGCCAGCGCCTATGGCAAGACCGATAACCTCGACGGCCTGCTGTCTTTCGGCACTCGCGACGTCGGCGATCTGCGTCAGGGCAACGGCTTCGATGCGCCTAACGACGAAACCATCAGCAACGTGCTGGCCAAAGGCACCTGGAAGCTCGACGACAATCAGTCGCTGAGCGGCAATCTTCGTTACTACAATAACAGCGCGCAGGAGCCGAAAAACCCGCAAACGCCAGCCAGCTCCAGTGGAAACTTAATGACCGATCGTTCGACGATTCAACGCGACGCGGCACTGAGTTACAAACTGAAACCCGCCGGCCAGGATTGGCTGGATGCGGAAGCGAAAGTGTATTATTCAGACGTAAAAATTAACGCTCACGCCAATGGCAGCGAAGATGAAGCACGCAAACAAACCACGAAAGGCGCCAAACTCGAAAACCGAACGCGCCTGTTTGCGGATACTTTCGCCTCGCACCTGCTGACCTACGGCACCGAGGCCTACAAACAGGAACAAACACCGGGCGGCGCTACCGAAAGTTTCCCACACGCAAAAATCAATTTCGCTTCAGGCTGGCTACAGGATGAAATCACGCTGCGCGATCTGCCTGTCACTCTGCTCGCCGGCACCCGCTATGACAATTACAAGGGCTCAAGCGACGGCTATGCCGATGTGGATGCGGACAAATGGTCCTCTCGCGGTGCTGTTAGTATTACGCCTACCGACTGGCTGATGCTGTTCGGCTCCTATTCTCAGGCGTTCCGCGCGCCGACGATGGGTGAGATGTACAACGACTCCAAGCACTTCTCAATTCCAATGGGACCAACCACCATCACCAACTATTGGGTGCCTAACCCGAATTTGAAACCGGAAACCAACGAAACCCAAGAGTACGGGTTTGGTCTGCGTTTCGATGATTTGATGCTGGCCGATGACAGTCTGCAGTTCAAAGCCAGCTATTTCGATACCAAAGCCAAGGACTACATCACCACCGATGTCACGATGGAACTGGGACGCGGTCCGCGAGGTCCTTATTGCATCAGTTGCACCACATTCTCGACCAATATCGATCGCGCCAAAATATGGGGTTGGGACGCTACGCTCAGCTATAAAACACCATGGTTCGGCTGGGATTTGGCTTATAACCGCACCCGTGGCAAAAATGAAGCAACCGGTGACTGGTTAAGCAGCATCAATCCAGACACCGTCACCAGTTCGCTGGACGTGCCGCTGGGCGAAACCGGCCTGTCCGCCGGCTGGGTCGCCACCTTAGCCGAACGCGCGACGCGCGTGGAGACCGGCACGGCCGAACAAGCCGGCTACGGCGTCAACGACTTCTATCTGAGCTATAAGGGCCGCGATCGTCTGCAGGGCATGACCACCACCGTGGTGCTGGGCAACGCCTTCGACAAGGAATATTACTCGCCGCAGGGCGTCCCGCAGGATGGCCGCAACGCCAAACTGCTGGTCAGCTACCAGTGGTAA
- a CDS encoding EAL domain-containing protein, giving the protein MNIQLEADFISSYVFQPVYSMEGGLLAVEMLSRFNSLDGDLAMPAEIGINLLAPEQRIELFNEQLKLAEQHAAWFTGNNVQLTINIEETIVELILSDSALCQRIGQYPFIAFEVSESFPNLSAGKNNPSVRRLSEMFTLWLDDFGSGKATLTALYDGLFDYVKIDKRFYWQLFTHQGYDVVIDSLLKNINLLCKGVIVGGIEKKEYFNKLRYAGVLGLQGFLWPSVGVDNLQALLATPSEFNN; this is encoded by the coding sequence ATGAACATCCAACTCGAAGCTGACTTTATTAGTAGCTATGTTTTTCAACCTGTTTACTCAATGGAGGGCGGGCTGTTGGCGGTGGAAATGTTGAGCCGATTCAACAGTCTCGACGGTGATTTAGCCATGCCGGCCGAAATTGGGATTAATTTATTGGCGCCTGAACAAAGGATTGAGTTATTTAATGAGCAACTGAAACTTGCGGAGCAACATGCGGCTTGGTTTACCGGTAACAACGTGCAGTTGACCATCAATATCGAAGAAACCATCGTTGAGCTTATTCTTTCCGATTCGGCGTTGTGCCAACGGATCGGGCAATATCCTTTTATTGCATTTGAAGTGAGTGAGAGTTTTCCGAATCTTTCGGCCGGGAAGAACAACCCGAGCGTGCGGCGATTAAGCGAAATGTTTACGCTGTGGCTCGATGATTTCGGTTCCGGTAAAGCCACGCTGACCGCGTTGTACGATGGTTTGTTTGACTACGTAAAGATAGACAAGCGTTTTTACTGGCAGCTGTTTACCCATCAGGGATATGACGTGGTCATCGACTCGTTGTTAAAGAATATCAACCTGTTATGTAAAGGCGTGATCGTCGGAGGAATAGAGAAAAAAGAGTATTTTAATAAACTCAGGTACGCCGGTGTTTTAGGTCTGCAAGGTTTTTTATGGCCCAGCGTTGGTGTGGATAATCTGCAAGCTTTGCTGGCGACGCCCAGCGAGTTCAATAATTAA
- a CDS encoding protein adenylyltransferase SelO, which produces MPQFDNAYYQQLPGFYTALNPTPLKDARLLYHSEPLARELGLDESWFTQDKTPIWAGETLLPGMQPLAQVYSGHQFGVWAGQLGDGRGILLGEQVLADGSHRDWHLKGAGLTPYSRMGDGRAVLRSVIREFLASEALHHLGIPTTRALTIVTSRQPVFREQPERGAMLMRVAESHVRFGHFEHFYYRNQPEQVRQLADFVIARHWPQLQDQAERYLLWFTDVVERTARLIAHWQTVGFAHGVMNTDNMSILGITIDYGPYGFLDDYQPGYICNHSDHQGRYAFDNQPAVALWNLHRLAQTLSGLMTTEQLQQALAAYEPALMRAYGEQMRAKLGFFTPTAQDNDVLTGLLGLMAQEGRDYTRTFRLLSETEQQQAQSPLRDEFIDRAAFDAWYQQYRQRLQQEQVSDAERQRAMKAVNPRLILRNYLAQQAIEDAENDDVGRLQRLHQALLRPFDDVPEYDDLAALPPDWGKHLEISCSS; this is translated from the coding sequence ATGCCGCAGTTCGATAACGCTTACTACCAACAGTTACCCGGCTTCTACACCGCTCTGAACCCGACGCCGCTCAAGGATGCGCGCCTGCTGTACCACAGCGAGCCGCTGGCGCGCGAGCTGGGGCTGGATGAAAGCTGGTTTACTCAGGATAAAACCCCGATTTGGGCGGGAGAAACGCTGCTGCCGGGCATGCAGCCGCTGGCGCAGGTGTACAGTGGCCACCAGTTCGGCGTGTGGGCAGGGCAGTTGGGTGATGGCCGCGGCATTTTGCTTGGCGAACAGGTTCTGGCGGACGGCAGCCACCGCGACTGGCACCTGAAGGGCGCCGGGCTGACGCCGTATTCGCGCATGGGGGACGGCCGCGCGGTGCTGCGTTCGGTTATCCGCGAGTTTCTGGCCTCTGAGGCGCTGCACCATTTGGGGATCCCCACCACCCGAGCGTTGACCATCGTCACCAGCAGGCAGCCGGTGTTCCGCGAGCAGCCGGAACGCGGTGCCATGCTGATGCGGGTGGCGGAAAGCCACGTGCGCTTCGGCCACTTCGAACACTTTTACTACCGTAACCAGCCGGAGCAGGTGCGGCAGCTGGCGGATTTCGTCATCGCCCGTCACTGGCCGCAGCTGCAGGATCAGGCCGAGCGCTACCTGTTGTGGTTTACCGACGTGGTCGAACGCACGGCGCGCCTGATCGCCCATTGGCAAACCGTCGGTTTCGCGCACGGCGTGATGAACACCGACAACATGTCGATTCTCGGTATCACCATCGATTACGGCCCTTACGGTTTCCTTGACGACTACCAGCCCGGCTATATCTGCAACCATTCCGATCACCAGGGGCGTTACGCCTTCGACAATCAGCCGGCGGTGGCGTTGTGGAACCTGCATCGTCTGGCGCAGACCCTATCGGGGCTGATGACCACCGAACAGCTGCAGCAGGCGCTGGCGGCGTATGAGCCGGCGCTGATGCGCGCCTACGGCGAACAGATGCGCGCCAAACTCGGCTTCTTCACGCCGACGGCGCAGGACAACGACGTGCTCACCGGTCTGCTGGGCCTGATGGCGCAGGAAGGGCGGGACTATACCCGCACGTTCCGCCTGTTGAGCGAGACCGAACAGCAGCAGGCGCAGTCGCCGCTGCGCGACGAGTTTATCGATCGCGCGGCGTTCGACGCCTGGTATCAGCAGTATCGTCAGCGTTTGCAACAGGAGCAGGTGAGCGATGCGGAGCGGCAACGGGCGATGAAGGCGGTGAATCCGCGGCTGATCCTGCGCAACTATCTGGCGCAGCAGGCGATTGAGGACGCGGAGAACGACGATGTGGGCCGTTTGCAGCGATTGCATCAGGCCCTGCTGCGGCCGTTCGACGATGTGCCGGAGTATGACGATCTCGCCGCGCTGCCGCCGGACTGGGGCAAGCACCTGGAGATTTCCTGCTCCAGCTGA
- a CDS encoding NlpC/P60 family protein produces the protein MRMRVWFLLASLILAGCSSHAPPPSGRLADSIVVVAQLNEQLRQWYGTPYRYGGLDRGGVDCSGFVYRTFRDRFDMQLPRSTEEQTSLGTKVSRDELMPGDLVFFKTGGGENGLHVGIYDTNDQFIHASTSRGVIRSSLDNVYWKRVYWQARRI, from the coding sequence ATGCGGATGCGTGTGTGGTTTTTATTAGCCAGTTTGATCCTCGCCGGGTGCAGCAGCCATGCGCCGCCGCCCAGCGGCCGCCTGGCGGACTCTATCGTGGTGGTGGCCCAGCTCAATGAGCAGCTGCGCCAGTGGTACGGCACGCCATACCGTTACGGCGGCCTGGATCGGGGCGGGGTAGATTGTTCCGGCTTTGTTTACCGCACGTTCCGCGATCGTTTTGACATGCAACTGCCGCGTTCGACCGAAGAACAGACCTCGCTGGGCACCAAGGTCTCACGCGATGAGCTGATGCCGGGCGATCTGGTGTTTTTCAAAACCGGCGGCGGTGAGAACGGCCTGCACGTCGGCATTTACGATACCAACGACCAATTTATCCACGCGTCGACCAGCCGCGGGGTGATCCGCTCCTCGCTCGATAACGTCTACTGGAAGCGGGTGTACTGGCAGGCGCGACGCATTTAG
- a CDS encoding heme/hemin ABC transporter substrate-binding protein, with protein sequence MKSSLIRRLALMMSLALPLTAAAAQRIVSIGGDVTEIAFALGAGDEVIARDSTSLHPEAVKKLPDVGYMRQLNAEGILALKPTLVLTTELAQPALVLKQLADSGVKVVSVPGDTTLQAVPQKIATIAAALQRVEQGKQLSERYQQQLAAVDTSPLPVKVLFVMSHGGITPMAAGQHTAADAVIAAAGLKNAMQGFDRYRPLSQEGVIASAPDLLLVTTDGVRTLGGEQQLWTLPGLALTPAGKQRRVLIVDDMALLGFGLETPAALAKLRHAAEQK encoded by the coding sequence ATGAAATCTTCCTTGATCCGCCGCCTGGCGTTGATGATGTCGCTGGCGCTGCCGCTCACCGCCGCAGCGGCGCAGCGCATCGTCTCGATCGGCGGCGACGTGACGGAAATCGCCTTCGCGCTCGGCGCCGGCGACGAGGTGATCGCCCGCGACAGCACCAGCCTGCATCCGGAAGCGGTGAAAAAGCTGCCGGACGTCGGCTACATGCGCCAGCTGAACGCCGAAGGCATTTTGGCGCTGAAGCCGACGCTGGTGCTGACGACCGAGCTGGCACAGCCGGCGCTGGTGCTCAAACAGCTGGCGGACAGCGGCGTCAAAGTGGTCAGCGTGCCGGGTGACACCACCCTGCAGGCGGTACCGCAGAAAATCGCTACGATCGCCGCCGCGCTGCAACGCGTTGAGCAAGGCAAACAGCTGAGCGAGCGCTATCAACAACAGCTGGCGGCGGTGGATACCTCCCCGCTGCCGGTCAAGGTGCTGTTCGTAATGAGCCACGGCGGCATCACGCCGATGGCCGCCGGGCAACACACCGCCGCCGACGCGGTGATCGCCGCCGCCGGGCTGAAAAACGCCATGCAGGGCTTTGACCGCTACCGGCCGCTGTCGCAGGAAGGCGTCATCGCCAGCGCGCCGGATCTGTTGCTGGTCACTACCGACGGCGTGCGCACCCTCGGCGGCGAACAGCAGCTATGGACGCTGCCGGGCCTGGCGTTGACGCCGGCAGGCAAGCAGCGCCGCGTGCTGATCGTCGATGACATGGCGCTGCTGGGCTTCGGTCTGGAAACGCCGGCGGCGCTGGCCAAGCTGCGCCACGCGGCGGAGCAAAAGTAA
- a CDS encoding lipoate--protein ligase A: MNSLRLLISDSYDPWFNLAVEECIFREMTTQKILFLWRNAETVVIGQSQNPWKECNTRRMEQDGIRLARRSSGGGAVFHDLGNTCFTFMAGKPGYDKSVSTDIILQALRQLGVAAGASGRNDLVMETADGPRKISGSAYRETQDRGFHHGTLLLNADLERLANYLNPDPKKLQAKGITSVRSRVANLAEFLPGISHEQVCDAIVQAFFAHYGETAEPEIISPDVFPDLPDFAAQFAKQSSWEWNFGKAPAFSHLLNERFVWGGVDLFFDVEKGAIVRAQAFTDSLNPAPLQRLADMLVGCPYRSEPVAACCDRLMADYPQQAAELAELRQWLSETIR, encoded by the coding sequence ATGAACAGCCTGCGTTTACTGATCTCCGACTCCTACGATCCCTGGTTCAACCTGGCGGTGGAAGAGTGCATCTTCCGCGAAATGACCACGCAAAAAATTCTCTTCCTGTGGCGCAATGCCGAAACGGTGGTGATTGGCCAGTCGCAGAACCCCTGGAAAGAGTGCAACACCCGGCGCATGGAGCAGGACGGCATTCGGCTGGCGCGGCGCAGCAGCGGCGGCGGGGCGGTATTTCACGACCTGGGCAACACCTGTTTCACCTTTATGGCCGGCAAGCCGGGCTACGACAAGAGCGTCTCGACCGACATCATTCTGCAAGCGCTGCGGCAGCTGGGCGTCGCGGCTGGCGCGTCGGGGCGCAACGATCTGGTGATGGAAACCGCCGATGGGCCGCGTAAAATATCCGGCTCGGCCTATCGAGAAACCCAGGATCGCGGTTTCCATCACGGCACGCTGCTGCTGAACGCCGACCTGGAACGGCTGGCGAACTACCTCAATCCGGATCCCAAAAAGCTGCAGGCCAAGGGCATCACCTCGGTGCGTTCACGCGTCGCCAATTTGGCGGAGTTTTTGCCGGGTATCAGCCATGAGCAGGTATGCGACGCCATCGTGCAGGCTTTCTTCGCCCACTATGGCGAAACGGCCGAGCCGGAGATCATTTCGCCGGACGTGTTCCCCGATCTGCCCGATTTTGCCGCGCAGTTCGCCAAACAAAGCAGCTGGGAATGGAATTTCGGCAAGGCGCCGGCGTTCAGCCACTTGCTTAACGAGCGCTTTGTCTGGGGCGGCGTAGACCTGTTCTTCGATGTGGAGAAGGGGGCTATCGTTCGCGCGCAGGCGTTCACCGACAGCCTTAATCCCGCCCCGCTGCAGCGGCTGGCGGATATGCTGGTGGGCTGCCCGTATCGAAGCGAGCCCGTTGCCGCCTGCTGTGATCGACTGATGGCGGACTATCCTCAGCAGGCGGCCGAATTAGCCGAACTGCGACAATGGCTGAGTGAAACGATCCGTTAG